A portion of the Polaribacter cellanae genome contains these proteins:
- a CDS encoding 3-hydroxybutyryl-CoA dehydrogenase → MKNIAVIGAGTMGNGIAHTFAQFNYKVHLIDVSQEALDKGMATISKNLDRMVAKEKISETDKKKTLANISTFTAINEGAKNVDLVVEAATENVSLKSKIFKELDEVCDENTILATNTSSISITQIAAVTNRPEKVIGMHFMNPVPIMKLVEIIRGYNTSDHVMNTIVDLSKKVHKIPVEVNDYPGFVANRILMPMINESIETLYNGVAGVKEIDTVMMLGMAHPMGPLQLADFIGLDVCLSILNVMHDGFKNPKYAPCPLLVNMVMAGKLGIKSGEGFYDYSENRKAERVAKMFS, encoded by the coding sequence ATGAAAAACATAGCAGTAATAGGTGCTGGAACCATGGGAAATGGAATCGCACATACATTCGCACAATTTAACTACAAAGTACATTTAATCGACGTTTCGCAAGAAGCTTTGGACAAAGGAATGGCAACAATCTCTAAAAATTTAGATAGAATGGTTGCCAAAGAAAAAATTTCTGAAACTGACAAAAAGAAAACTTTGGCAAATATTTCTACTTTTACAGCGATAAATGAAGGCGCAAAAAATGTTGATTTAGTTGTAGAAGCAGCCACAGAAAATGTGTCTTTAAAATCGAAAATATTTAAAGAGCTTGATGAAGTTTGCGACGAAAACACAATTTTGGCAACAAATACCTCTTCAATTTCTATTACACAAATTGCAGCAGTTACAAACAGACCAGAAAAAGTAATTGGAATGCATTTTATGAATCCTGTACCAATTATGAAATTGGTGGAGATAATTAGAGGCTACAACACATCTGATCACGTAATGAATACGATTGTAGATTTATCTAAAAAGGTGCATAAAATTCCAGTAGAAGTGAATGATTACCCTGGTTTTGTTGCCAATAGAATTTTAATGCCCATGATTAACGAATCTATAGAAACATTGTATAATGGTGTTGCTGGCGTTAAAGAAATAGACACAGTTATGATGTTAGGAATGGCACATCCAATGGGACCTTTGCAATTGGCAGATTTTATAGGTTTAGATGTTTGTTTATCTATTTTAAATGTAATGCACGATGGTTTTAAGAATCCAAAATATGCTCCTTGCCCTTTATTGGTAAACATGGTAATGGCTGGAAAATTAGGTATAAAATCTGGTGAAGGTTTTTATGATTACTCAGAAAATAGAAAAGCAGAAAGGGTTGCTAAAATGTTTTCATAA
- a CDS encoding acyloxyacyl hydrolase: protein MKHKIILFLLLFLSIFKMMSQEVKKGFLFPKKVGFLYNNANEKNFLFDDKDYSYTTNTFKFQAFYDLGNWKNLHFELIVQPQIQALKHQLLNEQFVTPGETNYLEKREEFTALKTMHLYAFELGFVVKKKILRNLDIQLTVGLGVGTIDTRTERLAKGFTFIENGSLGFSYKTSTKTYLYIGSNIGHVSNFDTQLPNNGYNIVGFEVGFSYKLQ, encoded by the coding sequence ATGAAACATAAAATAATCCTTTTTTTACTTCTTTTCTTATCTATTTTTAAAATGATGAGTCAAGAGGTGAAAAAAGGATTTCTTTTTCCCAAAAAAGTTGGTTTTCTCTATAACAATGCAAATGAAAAAAACTTTCTTTTTGATGATAAAGATTATTCCTATACCACAAATACTTTCAAGTTTCAAGCTTTTTACGACTTAGGAAACTGGAAAAATTTACATTTTGAATTGATTGTACAACCTCAAATTCAGGCTTTAAAACATCAACTATTAAACGAGCAATTTGTTACGCCAGGTGAAACTAATTATCTGGAAAAAAGAGAAGAATTTACCGCCTTAAAAACAATGCATTTGTATGCTTTTGAATTGGGTTTTGTAGTAAAGAAAAAAATACTAAGAAATTTAGATATTCAATTAACTGTAGGTTTGGGTGTTGGAACGATTGACACCAGAACAGAGCGTTTAGCCAAGGGGTTCACCTTTATTGAAAACGGTTCTTTAGGATTTTCCTACAAAACCTCAACAAAAACATATTTATATATAGGAAGTAATATTGGTCATGTTTCAAATTTCGATACACAATTACCTAATAATGGTTACAATATTGTCGGTTTTGAAGTTGGATTTTCATATAAATTACAGTAA
- a CDS encoding Dps family protein encodes MSKSILGLDKKESANLVDNLNGLLSNFQIYYQNLRGLHWNIKGKNFFELHVKFEEFYTDSQVKIDDIAERILTLQGKPLHTFTDYINHSSVPVGKDVSNDVEAVNLVVSSLSELLKIEREILDVSDEANDEGTNSMMSDFIAEQEKTIWMLNSWLGK; translated from the coding sequence ATGAGCAAATCAATATTAGGATTAGACAAAAAGGAAAGTGCAAATTTGGTAGATAATTTAAACGGATTATTATCAAACTTTCAAATATATTATCAGAATTTAAGAGGATTGCATTGGAATATCAAAGGGAAAAATTTCTTTGAATTGCATGTAAAATTTGAAGAGTTTTATACAGATTCTCAAGTTAAAATAGATGATATCGCAGAACGTATTTTAACCTTGCAAGGTAAACCATTACACACTTTTACAGATTATATAAACCATTCTTCTGTACCTGTTGGAAAAGACGTTTCTAACGATGTGGAAGCTGTAAATTTGGTTGTAAGTTCATTGTCAGAATTATTAAAAATCGAAAGAGAAATCTTAGACGTGTCTGACGAAGCAAATGACGAAGGAACAAATTCTATGATGAGCGATTTTATTGCAGAACAAGAAAAAACCATCTGGATGTTAAATTCTTGGTTAGGAAAATAG
- a CDS encoding hydrogen peroxide-inducible genes activator: protein MTITQLKYILSVSEYQNFTIAAEHSFVTQPTLSMQIQKLEEELGVKIFNRSKKPIELTEVGKKIVEQAKVIVDESNRILDIVHQQKGFIGGEFKLGIIPTIMPTLLPMFLNNFTKKYPKVKLIIEELTTEEIIRKLTDGHIDAAIAATPLENEAIKERPLYYEPFVGLIPQNHRLFNEKVIAPNELEMDDILLLEDGHCFKESVINLCRTFKTDNKKSFQLASGSFDTLIKLTKEGLGMTLLPYLHTLDLNDVDKSHLREFTNPPPAREVSLIYHKSQLKMQLIEALKKTIDAVVRGAISFSDVKIISPLNQK, encoded by the coding sequence ATGACAATTACCCAATTAAAATACATTTTATCAGTATCCGAATATCAAAATTTCACAATTGCTGCAGAGCATAGTTTTGTTACACAGCCTACTTTAAGTATGCAAATTCAAAAATTAGAAGAGGAGCTTGGAGTAAAAATATTTAATCGTTCTAAAAAACCAATTGAATTAACAGAAGTTGGAAAAAAGATTGTAGAACAAGCAAAAGTAATTGTAGATGAAAGCAACAGAATTTTAGATATTGTACATCAACAAAAAGGTTTTATTGGAGGTGAATTCAAATTAGGAATTATCCCAACCATAATGCCTACTTTATTGCCAATGTTCTTAAATAATTTTACAAAAAAATACCCGAAAGTAAAATTAATTATTGAAGAATTAACGACAGAAGAAATTATTAGAAAGTTAACAGATGGCCATATAGATGCTGCAATTGCTGCAACTCCTTTAGAAAACGAAGCGATTAAAGAAAGACCCCTATATTACGAGCCTTTTGTTGGTTTAATTCCACAAAATCATCGTCTTTTTAATGAAAAAGTAATCGCTCCTAACGAATTAGAAATGGACGATATTTTACTATTAGAAGACGGCCATTGTTTTAAAGAAAGCGTAATTAATTTATGCCGAACTTTTAAAACAGATAATAAAAAATCGTTCCAATTGGCAAGTGGAAGTTTCGATACTTTAATAAAATTAACCAAAGAAGGTTTGGGTATGACATTGCTCCCTTATTTACATACTTTAGATTTAAACGATGTAGACAAATCTCACTTGCGTGAATTTACAAACCCACCACCAGCAAGAGAAGTGAGTCTAATTTATCATAAATCTCAATTAAAAATGCAACTAATTGAAGCTTTAAAAAAGACGATTGATGCTGTTGTAAGGGGTGCTATTTCTTTTTCTGATGTAAAGATTATTAGTCCTTTAAATCAAAAATAA